One Desulfovibrio sp. Fe33 DNA segment encodes these proteins:
- a CDS encoding zinc ribbon domain-containing protein YjdM has product MENLPNCPQCQCEYVYSDGTVLICPECGFEFQAEDATEKVYKDANGNVLVDGDTVIVIQDLKVKGAASDIKKGTKVKNIRLIEPEDGVHDISCKIPGFGSMFLKTSVVKKG; this is encoded by the coding sequence ATGGAAAATTTACCGAATTGTCCGCAGTGTCAGTGCGAGTACGTGTACTCTGATGGTACCGTTCTCATTTGCCCCGAATGCGGCTTTGAGTTCCAGGCCGAAGACGCAACGGAAAAGGTCTACAAGGACGCCAACGGCAATGTGCTCGTTGATGGAGATACCGTCATCGTCATTCAGGATCTCAAGGTCAAAGGGGCCGCCTCGGATATCAAGAAGGGAACCAAGGTCAAAAACATTCGATTGATAGAGCCCGAAGACGGCGTGCACGACATTTCCTGCAAGATTCCTGGCTTCGGCTCAATGTTCCTCAAAACCTCGGTCGTGAAAAAAGGCTGA
- a CDS encoding motility protein A: protein MDIATLIGLAGAFGLVFTTIFMGGNAAGFLDVPSIVVVIGGTFAVTFVMFPMGVVINAFKVGMKTLMFKSSDPQDIIKLITSLSDKARKESLVSLEKVNIDDAFLKKGVMLVVDGSSEGLVRSVMEIELEFMKQRHRQGQAVFKGMGTMAPAFGMIGTLIGLVNMLSNLSDPSSIGPAMAVALLTTFYGAIMANCVFLPMATKLEERSAEDVLFMQIMIEGVSSLQRGDHPSVVKEKLQAFLSPALRENA, encoded by the coding sequence ATGGATATCGCAACTCTTATCGGTCTGGCCGGAGCCTTTGGTCTTGTCTTCACGACAATTTTCATGGGTGGCAACGCGGCGGGATTCCTCGATGTTCCCTCTATCGTTGTCGTTATTGGCGGTACTTTCGCCGTCACCTTTGTCATGTTCCCCATGGGTGTGGTCATCAATGCCTTCAAGGTCGGCATGAAGACGTTGATGTTCAAGTCCTCGGACCCGCAAGACATCATCAAGCTGATTACGTCCCTATCCGACAAGGCCCGCAAGGAGAGCTTGGTTTCTCTGGAAAAGGTCAATATCGACGATGCATTCCTCAAGAAAGGGGTGATGCTTGTCGTGGACGGTTCCAGCGAGGGGCTTGTCCGTTCCGTCATGGAAATCGAGCTTGAATTCATGAAGCAGCGGCATAGGCAGGGACAGGCCGTTTTCAAGGGTATGGGGACCATGGCCCCGGCTTTTGGCATGATCGGCACTCTCATCGGTTTGGTAAACATGCTCTCTAATCTGTCGGACCCGTCATCCATCGGTCCGGCCATGGCCGTGGCCCTGCTGACCACCTTTTACGGGGCCATCATGGCAAACTGTGTTTTCCTGCCCATGGCCACCAAGCTTGAGGAACGGTCCGCCGAGGACGTCCTTTTCATGCAGATCATGATTGAGGGCGTTTCTTCCCTGCAGCGCGGCGACCATCCTTCGGTGGTCAAGGAGAAGCTGCAGGCGTTCCTTTCCCCGGCGCTGCGCGAGAACGCTTAG
- a CDS encoding recombinase family protein, with product MSKHIGYIRVSTLDQNTERQLDGVKLDKVYEEKISGATTQRPQLQACLDYLRDSDFLHIHSMDRLARSMRDIEDLVKELTERGVTVQFHKEGWIFNGKMDATQTLLFQMLGAVSQFERSIIRERQAEGIAKAKAKGKYKGRKPKLSEEEISEIRRRSEEGEEKKTLAEEFGISRQTLYRLIKV from the coding sequence ATGAGCAAGCATATTGGTTATATCAGAGTCAGCACGTTAGATCAGAACACAGAGCGTCAACTTGATGGCGTTAAACTCGACAAGGTGTATGAGGAAAAGATCAGCGGAGCGACCACACAGCGGCCCCAGCTCCAAGCTTGTCTGGATTATCTGAGAGACTCCGACTTTCTCCATATTCATTCAATGGACCGCCTTGCGCGAAGCATGAGAGACATTGAAGACCTCGTGAAGGAACTCACCGAAAGAGGCGTGACAGTTCAATTTCACAAGGAAGGATGGATATTCAACGGAAAGATGGATGCAACTCAAACGCTCCTCTTCCAGATGCTCGGTGCTGTCTCGCAATTTGAGCGGTCTATCATCCGAGAGAGACAGGCAGAAGGGATTGCAAAGGCAAAAGCCAAGGGGAAGTACAAGGGCAGGAAGCCCAAGCTCTCTGAGGAGGAAATAAGCGAGATCAGGCGGCGCAGTGAGGAAGGCGAGGAAAAGAAGACGCTAGCTGAGGAATTCGGGATTAGTAGGCAGACTCTCTACAGGCTTATCAAGGTTTAA
- a CDS encoding flagellar protein FlaG — protein sequence MNIPVMNIDMKQDSRSESVVPGRAVQKPDVPDSSIPRNDTVAAQANAQGDRQSGNPTREELDALIAEAEGHLKANNVKLKFNVLENNDTIQVEVVDSDGKTIRKIPDDELIKLTKSLKDLGQGFLDRMS from the coding sequence ATGAATATCCCCGTCATGAATATCGACATGAAGCAGGATTCGCGCTCGGAGAGCGTCGTTCCGGGGCGGGCCGTGCAAAAGCCGGATGTTCCGGACAGCTCGATTCCGCGCAACGACACGGTCGCGGCACAAGCTAATGCCCAGGGAGACAGGCAGTCGGGAAACCCGACCCGAGAGGAACTGGATGCCCTGATCGCCGAGGCCGAGGGACATTTGAAGGCGAACAACGTCAAACTCAAGTTCAACGTCCTGGAAAACAACGATACAATCCAGGTGGAAGTGGTCGACTCCGACGGAAAGACCATCCGCAAGATTCCGGACGATGAATTGATCAAGTTGACCAAGTCGCTGAAGGACCTCGGACAGGGGTTTCTGGACCGAATGTCCTAG
- a CDS encoding OmpA/MotB family protein: MAEQEALEQQGGGPKSDPPKPDEGIPPWMATFADMVTLLLCFFVLLLSFTNQDVTNFRKLMGSIQEALGVQYEDSAALSTPYADTTFQERQSVRDNRQIVELGVLLKKAIMARDLTHMAKVSTDKSGVMLRLNSQVVFAKGSIELTSEARQALQMIIDSMQKTDFNVVIRGHTDGETPESDLYNSNWDLSAARAARCLRYILEHSDIPATRMKAVGYAGSKPLLPSTSEENRNANRRVEFFYLPPGRTKW, from the coding sequence ATGGCAGAACAGGAAGCATTGGAACAGCAGGGCGGGGGACCCAAGTCCGATCCGCCCAAGCCCGACGAGGGGATTCCGCCGTGGATGGCTACCTTTGCGGACATGGTCACGCTGCTTTTGTGTTTTTTTGTCCTGCTATTGTCGTTCACCAATCAGGACGTCACCAACTTCCGCAAGCTCATGGGGTCCATTCAGGAGGCCCTGGGGGTGCAGTACGAGGATAGCGCCGCGCTTTCGACTCCTTACGCCGACACGACTTTTCAGGAGCGGCAGAGCGTCCGCGACAACCGGCAGATCGTCGAACTCGGAGTCCTGCTCAAGAAGGCCATAATGGCTCGGGATTTGACGCACATGGCCAAAGTCAGCACCGACAAGTCCGGGGTAATGCTTCGGTTGAACAGCCAGGTGGTGTTCGCCAAGGGCTCCATTGAGTTGACCTCCGAGGCCAGACAGGCTTTGCAGATGATAATCGATTCAATGCAAAAGACGGATTTCAATGTCGTGATCCGTGGTCATACCGATGGCGAGACGCCCGAATCGGATTTGTACAATTCCAATTGGGACCTGTCCGCCGCACGCGCTGCCCGTTGCCTGCGTTATATTCTTGAGCATTCCGACATCCCGGCCACCCGCATGAAGGCTGTTGGCTACGCAGGCTCCAAACCGCTTCTGCCCAGCACATCCGAGGAGAATCGGAATGCGAATCGACGTGTCGAATTTTTCTATCTTCCCCCTGGACGAACCAAGTGGTAA
- a CDS encoding FapA family protein, with translation MPFFLKHHFDPDWDPAKLKPEEQADGSVDHHERQFVKNVSAGDLVAEWLPVEEAGGDLDERFVFEEKAFPAGKGTGIRREFPDKLFAAVDGYVCYKEGRILVRNPLTVHSDIDYHTGNVDFVGGVVVEGSVRTGFSIEAADDVRVNDQIEGATVTARGNLVCRGGVKGGKEALLRASRDMRLAFCEYATLLAGGDIFVKGALMHSDAYAGKRLAVGGRLTGGNICAYSYIYVGGQLGGGMDTDTSLILGYQPGLLYADQRYNQRIKVLHEDIAFFEKALNRGDEFRAEYGPRLESARNELELLKDMKVELWNGIYATERLDDCRVLAPGVVRPGVEICIGSAYYRVDDFLEDVFFYYDNGEVKIGASAGKMKK, from the coding sequence ATGCCGTTTTTCCTGAAGCACCACTTCGATCCGGACTGGGATCCGGCCAAGTTGAAGCCGGAGGAGCAGGCGGACGGAAGCGTGGATCATCACGAGCGTCAGTTCGTCAAGAACGTGTCCGCCGGGGATCTTGTCGCCGAATGGCTTCCTGTGGAGGAGGCCGGGGGTGATCTGGACGAACGCTTTGTGTTCGAAGAAAAAGCGTTTCCGGCGGGCAAGGGCACGGGTATACGGCGAGAGTTTCCGGACAAGCTTTTCGCGGCCGTGGACGGATATGTCTGCTACAAGGAAGGCCGGATTCTTGTCCGCAATCCGCTGACGGTTCATTCCGACATCGACTACCATACAGGAAATGTCGATTTCGTTGGCGGCGTGGTGGTCGAAGGGTCGGTCCGGACAGGGTTTTCCATTGAGGCGGCTGACGATGTACGGGTTAATGACCAGATCGAGGGCGCAACCGTCACGGCTCGTGGAAATCTGGTCTGCCGGGGCGGAGTCAAGGGCGGCAAGGAGGCTCTGCTCAGGGCTTCCAGGGATATGCGGCTCGCGTTTTGCGAGTATGCCACGTTGCTTGCCGGCGGCGACATATTCGTCAAGGGAGCGCTGATGCACAGCGACGCCTACGCGGGAAAACGCCTGGCGGTGGGCGGGCGGCTCACCGGCGGGAACATTTGCGCCTACAGCTATATCTATGTGGGCGGACAGCTCGGCGGCGGCATGGATACGGACACATCTCTGATTTTGGGTTATCAGCCCGGGCTGCTGTACGCCGACCAGCGCTATAATCAACGAATCAAGGTCCTGCATGAGGACATCGCTTTTTTTGAGAAGGCTCTGAACAGGGGTGATGAATTTCGGGCCGAGTACGGTCCTCGTTTGGAGTCGGCGCGCAACGAGCTGGAATTGCTCAAGGATATGAAGGTGGAGCTGTGGAACGGAATCTACGCCACCGAACGGCTGGATGATTGCCGGGTCCTGGCGCCAGGCGTTGTCAGGCCGGGCGTGGAGATATGCATCGGCTCGGCTTATTACAGAGTGGATGATTTTCTGGAAGACGTTTTTTTCTACTACGACAACGGCGAAGTGAAGATAGGCGCTTCAGCCGGGAAAATGAAGAAATAG
- a CDS encoding OmpA/MotB family protein, with protein MAKVEEVIRRRPPEDPPGDEGLPPWMATFADMVTLLLCFFVLLLSFAQQSEEKFRDALGSLKGAFGVKEVRAISEEMAQFNSSSTATKEMAASISRDERLLLSVVMRIKSMLEEMDVILKEGAGVSADRDGVVFRASSASLFEPNTAMLKPRAFEILDSVVKVLKDYKLNIVVRGHTDDRPIHTPKYPSNWELSAARAAVALDYLINTGGIEINRAKAVGYADTRPEVPNDSMENRLTNQRVEFYLHMPQRDAW; from the coding sequence ATGGCCAAGGTCGAGGAAGTTATACGCAGAAGGCCGCCCGAAGATCCTCCGGGCGACGAGGGGTTGCCGCCGTGGATGGCTACTTTCGCCGACATGGTCACGCTGCTTCTCTGTTTTTTCGTTTTGCTTCTTTCCTTTGCCCAGCAGAGCGAGGAGAAGTTCCGCGACGCCTTGGGGTCGCTCAAGGGCGCTTTCGGGGTCAAGGAAGTGCGCGCAATTTCCGAAGAAATGGCACAGTTCAATTCCAGTTCGACGGCTACCAAGGAGATGGCCGCTTCCATCTCCCGCGATGAGCGGTTGTTGTTGTCCGTAGTCATGCGTATCAAGTCCATGCTCGAGGAGATGGACGTGATACTCAAGGAGGGTGCCGGTGTAAGCGCCGACCGCGATGGCGTGGTTTTCCGCGCCAGTTCGGCGTCCTTGTTCGAGCCCAATACGGCCATGCTCAAGCCGCGCGCCTTTGAGATTCTTGATTCGGTTGTCAAAGTTCTCAAGGATTACAAGCTGAATATCGTGGTCAGGGGCCATACCGACGACAGGCCCATACATACGCCGAAATATCCGTCCAACTGGGAGCTGTCCGCCGCGCGGGCGGCCGTGGCTTTGGACTATCTTATCAACACGGGCGGCATTGAGATCAACCGGGCCAAGGCCGTGGGATACGCCGACACCAGACCCGAAGTGCCCAATGATTCCATGGAAAATCGGCTGACGAACCAGCGGGTTGAATTTTATTTGCATATGCCCCAACGGGATGCCTGGTAG
- a CDS encoding ABC transporter permease — MSLFSFKRFGAMVAKEFVQMRRDRLTFAMLIGIPLIQLILFGYAINSDPRHLPTAVLSGDNSPYSRAIVAGMQASTFFDITKHPATRAEAEQLLNEGTVQFVLTIPEYFARDLLRGDRPVLLLEADATDPMATGNAGGAFPEIVRRALAKDLTGPVLALNQKQSPVDIRIHYDYNPEVETQYNIVPGLMGVILTLTLVMITSLAITRESERGTMEHLLSTPVRPLEVMLGKIIPYIFVGYIQMTLIITAARLLFGVPMHGSITLVFALSLIFIGANLSVGVTISTAVRNQLQAVQVSIFFFMPSLLLSGFMFPFRGMPQWAQWVGSVLPLTHYLRLIRGILLKGNGWQESMIHVWPILLFWLVIVIIGLKRYRRTLD, encoded by the coding sequence ATGAGCCTCTTTTCCTTCAAACGGTTCGGAGCCATGGTCGCCAAGGAATTCGTGCAGATGCGCAGGGATCGGCTGACCTTTGCGATGCTCATCGGCATCCCGCTCATCCAGCTCATACTCTTCGGCTATGCCATCAACTCCGATCCCCGGCATCTGCCTACAGCTGTGCTCAGCGGCGACAATTCTCCGTATTCCCGGGCCATCGTCGCCGGGATGCAGGCCAGCACTTTTTTCGACATCACCAAACATCCGGCGACCAGAGCCGAGGCCGAACAACTGCTGAACGAAGGAACCGTTCAATTCGTCCTGACCATTCCCGAATATTTCGCCCGGGATCTGTTACGGGGAGACCGCCCCGTGCTGCTCCTGGAAGCCGATGCCACGGACCCCATGGCCACCGGCAATGCAGGCGGCGCCTTCCCCGAAATCGTGCGGCGTGCCCTGGCCAAGGACCTTACCGGCCCGGTCCTCGCCCTGAATCAGAAGCAATCGCCTGTGGATATCCGAATTCATTATGATTACAACCCCGAAGTCGAGACGCAATACAACATCGTCCCCGGCCTCATGGGCGTCATTTTGACCCTGACTCTGGTCATGATTACTTCACTGGCCATCACAAGGGAGTCGGAACGCGGCACCATGGAACACCTCCTGTCCACCCCCGTTCGTCCTCTTGAAGTCATGCTCGGCAAAATCATTCCCTATATTTTCGTCGGCTACATCCAGATGACCCTCATCATCACTGCCGCCAGGCTTCTGTTCGGCGTGCCCATGCATGGCAGCATCACCCTGGTATTCGCCCTGTCCCTGATCTTCATCGGCGCAAATCTGTCCGTGGGCGTCACCATATCCACCGCCGTGCGAAATCAGCTACAGGCGGTCCAGGTATCCATTTTCTTCTTCATGCCCTCCCTGCTCCTGTCCGGCTTCATGTTCCCATTTCGCGGGATGCCCCAATGGGCGCAGTGGGTCGGTTCCGTTCTTCCCCTGACCCACTATCTCCGCCTCATCCGCGGCATTCTGCTCAAGGGCAACGGCTGGCAGGAGTCAATGATCCATGTCTGGCCCATCCTCCTTTTCTGGCTCGTAATCGTCATCATCGGCCTCAAACGCTATCGCCGAACCCTGGACTAG
- a CDS encoding HNH endonuclease, producing the protein MAEWSREEVTATVRDYLEMLQAELNGEKYVKAHHRKELLKFLEDRTNGAVERKHQNISAVLRKHGYPFIEGYKPLSAYQGLLEEVVLEELSKQGINRSYPQTYRSWTILSLSLATKQMDKSSFLHHGTGVPKEFAYFFEFNPKMESREVILAHRGVEYFASLYPDPKDRIRLLWRSDFSTVIETTFPSYFERFSADLSVPLPPHMKFVKERSDVYQISFVVPNEDESDQEQNDIPSPTQGRNEGAKISYQATRYERNPQNRLEAIRIHGTKCSVCGMDFGEKYGTWGEGFIEIHHVTPLAMGEAEQEVNPATDLVPVCSNCHRMIHRHGKVLSIAAARDLLEKK; encoded by the coding sequence ATGGCAGAATGGTCAAGAGAAGAGGTTACAGCAACGGTCCGTGACTATCTGGAAATGCTCCAGGCTGAATTGAACGGGGAGAAGTATGTCAAAGCTCATCATCGAAAAGAGCTATTGAAATTTCTGGAAGATCGCACAAACGGAGCAGTTGAACGCAAGCACCAGAATATCAGCGCAGTTCTTCGCAAGCATGGCTATCCCTTTATTGAAGGGTATAAGCCTTTAAGTGCATATCAAGGGCTTTTGGAAGAGGTTGTTTTAGAAGAATTGAGCAAACAAGGAATTAATCGCTCATATCCTCAAACCTACCGTTCCTGGACAATCCTTTCACTTTCGTTAGCGACCAAGCAAATGGACAAGTCCTCATTTTTGCATCATGGCACAGGGGTTCCAAAGGAATTTGCCTACTTTTTCGAGTTCAATCCAAAAATGGAAAGTCGAGAAGTTATTCTTGCCCATCGGGGTGTTGAATACTTTGCAAGCCTATACCCTGACCCAAAGGACCGGATTAGGCTGTTATGGCGTTCTGATTTCTCAACTGTTATCGAAACAACCTTCCCTTCATATTTTGAGAGATTCAGTGCTGACCTATCTGTGCCTTTGCCTCCCCACATGAAATTTGTGAAAGAGCGTTCTGACGTTTATCAAATCAGCTTCGTTGTCCCAAATGAAGATGAATCGGACCAAGAGCAAAATGATATTCCTAGTCCGACACAAGGCAGAAATGAAGGGGCAAAAATATCATATCAGGCAACCCGATATGAAAGAAACCCTCAAAACCGCCTAGAAGCTATCAGGATTCATGGAACTAAGTGTTCTGTGTGCGGGATGGACTTTGGAGAAAAGTATGGAACCTGGGGCGAGGGTTTTATTGAGATTCACCACGTTACCCCGTTGGCTATGGGAGAGGCTGAACAAGAAGTGAACCCAGCAACAGATCTGGTTCCTGTTTGCTCCAATTGCCATAGAATGATTCACCGTCATGGCAAGGTTTTATCAATTGCAGCCGCTAGAGACCTATTAGAGAAAAAATAG
- a CDS encoding site-specific integrase — protein sequence MSLFLCLQGHTYHYRKVIPIALRPYLGKREIKKSLETGNKLEARGKALLLAVKVERAITQSRKTMSDKSLSKSEKTALIAEYFHFLLMLQDRHLDRDYADYPIMRMLEKEMGLNVQPNIDALKYSEEYSLEDSQYLHKKRDYEQIKTLMPACACINGKTITEADLTGSFLQALSLAQIDANKLICARKNGENPPIPSQYDLDPIAEAHDPIPKSHSTEPSVPFKQVIEEYTKDRLAIGKWTDKTKDENHALYNNFIDFAGTTITCAEINYHLISDFREALKKLPVNRNKFSKYRNKTISQLIEMDVEKTISTTTVNKNLNRLSTLLKFAVKLGYMPNNPAEGMEIPVDQKDSEQREVFSNADLQKLFNSSQYIADNFAHAFMFWFCPIALFTGMRQTEIAQLHLSDIYQKDGVWVIDVNDDSKNKKIKNKNARRLIPLHSFLSTGLNLPNYAAHLKSNGYDRLFPELSYGRDGYGQAVSRWFNGHGDGVTNGYKKACGIKGQKKVFHSFRHTLINHLKQKQVDQLLLHEFDGHSHGTMTLDRYGKAYTPQLMYDQIVSQITFDKELDLGHLMKSKFVLD from the coding sequence ATGAGCCTTTTTTTGTGCCTTCAGGGCCACACCTATCACTATCGAAAAGTCATTCCGATTGCCCTTCGCCCCTATTTGGGAAAACGAGAGATCAAGAAAAGCCTTGAAACTGGGAATAAACTTGAAGCGAGGGGCAAGGCTTTGTTATTAGCTGTAAAAGTTGAAAGAGCTATAACTCAATCGAGAAAAACAATGAGTGACAAATCCCTTTCCAAATCTGAAAAAACAGCTCTCATAGCTGAGTATTTCCATTTCCTTTTAATGCTGCAAGACAGGCACCTTGATAGGGATTATGCTGATTATCCAATTATGAGAATGCTAGAAAAAGAAATGGGGTTAAATGTTCAACCCAACATTGATGCCCTAAAATATAGCGAAGAATATTCCTTAGAAGACTCGCAATATCTTCATAAGAAGAGGGATTATGAACAGATTAAAACACTGATGCCTGCCTGTGCTTGTATTAATGGAAAAACAATTACTGAAGCAGATTTGACTGGCAGTTTTCTTCAAGCTCTTTCTTTGGCTCAAATTGATGCAAACAAGCTGATATGCGCGAGGAAGAACGGAGAGAATCCTCCTATTCCCAGTCAATACGATTTAGACCCAATTGCCGAGGCCCACGACCCAATCCCTAAGTCTCACAGCACAGAGCCTTCCGTACCTTTTAAACAAGTCATTGAAGAATACACAAAGGACAGGCTTGCAATAGGTAAATGGACAGACAAAACGAAAGACGAAAACCATGCTTTATATAACAATTTCATAGACTTTGCAGGGACTACAATCACTTGCGCTGAAATCAACTATCATCTTATCAGCGACTTTCGTGAAGCGTTGAAAAAACTTCCAGTCAATCGCAATAAATTCTCAAAATATAGGAATAAAACGATTTCTCAACTTATTGAAATGGATGTAGAAAAAACAATATCTACGACAACAGTCAACAAGAACCTTAACAGGTTATCTACTCTGCTAAAATTTGCTGTAAAACTCGGCTACATGCCAAACAACCCCGCTGAAGGCATGGAAATACCAGTCGATCAAAAAGACTCTGAGCAACGAGAAGTATTTTCAAACGCCGACTTGCAAAAACTATTCAATTCTTCCCAGTACATAGCAGATAATTTTGCACATGCCTTTATGTTCTGGTTTTGTCCGATCGCCCTTTTTACAGGAATGAGACAAACAGAAATAGCACAACTCCATTTGTCTGATATTTATCAAAAAGATGGAGTTTGGGTTATTGATGTTAATGACGACTCAAAGAACAAAAAGATAAAAAACAAAAACGCAAGGCGGCTTATCCCGCTTCATTCATTTTTATCGACAGGGCTGAACCTGCCAAACTATGCCGCACACTTAAAAAGCAATGGGTATGACCGCTTATTCCCTGAACTCTCATATGGGCGTGATGGATACGGGCAAGCGGTTAGTCGCTGGTTCAATGGTCATGGTGATGGCGTCACTAATGGCTACAAAAAAGCTTGTGGCATTAAGGGACAAAAGAAAGTCTTTCACTCATTTAGACACACGCTCATTAATCACCTGAAACAAAAACAAGTCGATCAACTCTTGCTTCATGAATTTGACGGTCATTCCCACGGCACTATGACTTTAGACCGATACGGTAAGGCGTACACTCCTCAACTCATGTACGATCAAATTGTGAGCCAGATAACATTCGACAAGGAATTGGACCTGGGCCACCTGATGAAGTCTAAATTTGTTTTAGATTGA